A single region of the Opitutaceae bacterium genome encodes:
- the ssb gene encoding single-stranded DNA-binding protein: protein MASINKVILIGNLGADPETRHAPSGDAICNLRLATTDTWKDRETGEKKEATEWHRVSLFGKLAEIANQYLKKGSQVYIEGSLRTRKWQDKDGQDRYTTEIRCDTLKMLGSRQQSGGEQAPAPRPAQAPQGGGTPARRPVPAGGDFDDDIPF from the coding sequence ATGGCTTCAATCAACAAAGTGATCCTGATCGGTAACCTCGGCGCGGACCCGGAAACCCGTCACGCACCGTCAGGGGATGCGATCTGCAACCTGCGCCTGGCCACCACCGACACCTGGAAGGATCGGGAAACCGGTGAGAAGAAAGAGGCCACCGAATGGCACCGCGTTTCCCTCTTCGGCAAGCTGGCGGAAATCGCCAACCAGTACCTGAAGAAGGGCAGCCAGGTCTACATCGAGGGCTCGCTTCGCACGCGCAAGTGGCAGGACAAGGACGGCCAGGACCGCTACACCACCGAGATCCGCTGCGACACGCTGAAGATGCTCGGCAGCCGTCAGCAGTCCGGCGGCGAGCAGGCCCCGGCGCCGCGTCCCGCGCAAGCCCCGCAAGGCGGCGGCACACCGGCGCGCCGGCCTGTTCCGGCGGGGGGTGATTTCGACGACGATATCCCGTTCTAA